In Paenibacillus sp. JQZ6Y-1, a genomic segment contains:
- a CDS encoding TIGR03826 family flagellar region protein produces the protein MNLGNCPQCGKLYVLNLRGMCSDCIKKIERQYEDCNHYLRQNRGATITELSEATEVPIKQITQFIREGRISIANAPNMGYACEVCGTVIREGNMCDSCRSRLTKDIRHAYQEPEQQKEEHGTKNQGAYRIVDKFRKD, from the coding sequence ATGAACTTAGGAAACTGTCCTCAATGCGGCAAATTGTATGTATTGAATCTCAGAGGAATGTGCAGTGACTGCATTAAGAAAATTGAACGTCAGTACGAGGATTGCAATCATTATCTGCGTCAAAACAGAGGGGCTACTATTACGGAGCTATCTGAAGCTACCGAAGTACCGATTAAGCAGATTACTCAGTTTATCCGCGAAGGACGTATCTCCATCGCCAATGCGCCGAATATGGGGTATGCATGCGAAGTATGCGGAACGGTCATCCGTGAAGGCAATATGTGCGATTCCTGCCGATCGCGTTTAACGAAAGATATTCGCCATGCGTATCAGGAGCCAGAACAACAGAAGGAAGAACACGGTACTAAGAACCAAGGGGCATACCGAATTGTCGACAAATTCCGAAAAGACTAG
- the flgM gene encoding flagellar biosynthesis anti-sigma factor FlgM — MKINDTQRVGAINPYQRSAEAKAATNDKKANRKDEVSISPEAMEMLQANATQASANAERAQKIQSLKAQVAAGTYQVDAGALADKLLPFLKGTGN; from the coding sequence ATGAAAATTAACGATACACAACGTGTAGGTGCAATTAACCCATATCAACGCAGTGCAGAAGCCAAAGCCGCAACGAACGATAAGAAAGCGAATCGTAAAGACGAAGTATCCATCTCGCCGGAAGCTATGGAAATGCTGCAAGCCAATGCAACGCAAGCGTCTGCTAATGCAGAACGCGCACAAAAAATCCAAAGTCTGAAAGCGCAAGTAGCTGCAGGGACGTATCAAGTAGATGCAGGAGCCCTGGCAGACAAGCTGCTGCCTTTCTTAAAAGGAACGGGGAATTAA
- a CDS encoding flagellar protein FlgN, giving the protein MSGTVQPLVAKLKELNESHLQMIELGENKKQAVIKNNVNELIAIMNQESKVAKHIGQQEQEREQLVYAFLLDRGIKSKLRLNLAELARLVFDPTEKQQLLDVSSELFNTLQQFQQLNDLNKQLIQQALDYVDLSLEMMTLVPEQEATYQHPAEKAYGATRSGLFDTRG; this is encoded by the coding sequence ATGAGTGGAACTGTGCAGCCGCTGGTGGCCAAATTAAAAGAACTGAATGAAAGTCACCTGCAAATGATTGAACTGGGAGAAAACAAAAAGCAGGCCGTAATCAAAAACAATGTGAACGAACTGATTGCTATTATGAATCAGGAATCCAAAGTAGCCAAGCACATCGGACAACAAGAACAGGAACGCGAGCAGCTGGTATACGCTTTTCTGTTGGACAGAGGCATTAAGTCCAAACTTCGTTTGAACCTTGCCGAGTTGGCTCGCCTTGTATTTGATCCTACGGAGAAACAACAACTGCTGGATGTTAGCTCCGAACTGTTCAATACCCTGCAGCAGTTCCAACAGCTTAATGACCTGAATAAACAGCTCATTCAACAGGCTTTGGATTATGTGGACCTTTCATTGGAAATGATGACGCTTGTTCCGGAACAGGAAGCAACTTACCAACATCCGGCTGAAAAAGCATATGGCGCTACTCGCTCCGGATTATTTGATACACGAGGTTAA